A single region of the Streptomyces sp. NBC_00425 genome encodes:
- a CDS encoding M4 family metallopeptidase encodes MRPNPRKRTAVGAALLSTAALLAVGVSTVPAAAKPAAPHPSPVRTGGLPADLTPAQRATLIRGAEARTTQTAETLGLGAQEKLVVKDVVKDNDGTVHTRYERTFAGLPVLGGDLVVHTPPASLAVGTVSTTFNNNRRTVSVSSTTATYSKAAAQAKALTAAKALDAKAPAAQSARKVVWAGEGTPKLAWETVVSGLQDDGTPSKLHVVTDAATGAKLAQFEGVETGTGNSQYSGTVSIGTTLSGSTYQLNDTTRGTHKTYSLNNGTSGTGTLMTDADDTWGTGSGSNTQTAGVDAHYGAQVTWDFYKNTFGRSGIKNDGVAAYSRVHYSTAYVNAFWDDDCFCMTYGDGTGSTHALTSLDVAGHEMSHGVTSNTAGLDYSGESGGLNEATSDIFGTGVEFYANNSSDVGDYLIGEKIDINGDGTPLRYMDKPSKDGGSADSWYSGVGNLDVHYSSGPANHMFYLLSEGSGSKTINGVTYNSSTSDGVAVAGIGRAAALQIWYKALTTYMTSGTTYAGARTAALNAAAALYGASSTQYAGVGNAFAGINVGSHITVPSTGVTVTNPGSRSATVGTAVSLQISASSTNSGSLTYAATGLPAGLSINSSTGLISGTPTTAGSSSTTVTVTDSTGATGTASFTWTVSATGGGCTATQLLGNAGFESGNTTWTASSGVITNSSSQAARTGSYKAWLDGYGSTHTDTLSQSVTIPSGCTNTTFTFYLHVDTAETTTSSQYDKLTVTAGSTTLATYSNLNAASGYVQKSFSLGAFAGTTVALKFSGVEDSSLQTSFVVDDTAVTTG; translated from the coding sequence GTGAGACCCAACCCCCGCAAGCGGACCGCGGTCGGAGCGGCCCTGCTCTCCACCGCCGCCCTCCTGGCCGTCGGCGTCTCGACGGTCCCGGCAGCCGCGAAGCCCGCAGCCCCCCACCCCAGCCCCGTGCGCACCGGCGGCCTGCCGGCCGACCTGACGCCCGCCCAGCGCGCCACGCTGATCAGGGGGGCCGAGGCGAGGACGACGCAGACAGCCGAGACGCTCGGCCTCGGCGCCCAGGAGAAACTGGTCGTCAAGGACGTCGTCAAGGACAACGACGGCACCGTGCACACGCGTTACGAGCGCACTTTTGCCGGCCTGCCCGTCCTCGGCGGCGACCTCGTCGTGCACACGCCCCCGGCCTCACTGGCCGTCGGCACGGTCAGCACGACCTTCAACAACAACCGCCGCACCGTCTCCGTCAGCTCCACCACCGCGACGTACAGCAAGGCTGCCGCGCAGGCCAAGGCCCTGACGGCGGCCAAGGCGCTCGACGCGAAGGCGCCGGCTGCGCAGAGCGCCCGCAAGGTGGTCTGGGCCGGCGAGGGCACGCCGAAGCTCGCCTGGGAGACCGTGGTCAGCGGCCTCCAGGACGACGGCACCCCGAGCAAGCTGCACGTCGTCACCGACGCCGCCACCGGCGCGAAGCTCGCCCAGTTCGAGGGCGTCGAGACCGGCACCGGCAACAGCCAGTACAGCGGCACCGTCTCCATCGGGACCACGCTGTCCGGTTCGACGTACCAGCTGAACGACACCACGCGCGGCACGCACAAGACGTACAGCCTCAACAACGGCACGTCCGGCACCGGCACGCTGATGACGGACGCCGACGACACCTGGGGCACGGGCTCCGGTTCCAACACCCAGACCGCCGGTGTGGACGCGCACTACGGCGCCCAGGTGACGTGGGACTTCTACAAGAACACCTTCGGGCGCAGCGGCATCAAGAACGACGGCGTCGCCGCCTACTCCCGCGTCCACTACAGCACGGCGTACGTCAACGCCTTCTGGGACGACGACTGCTTCTGCATGACGTACGGCGACGGCACCGGCAGCACCCACGCGCTGACGTCGCTGGACGTGGCCGGCCACGAGATGAGCCACGGCGTCACCTCGAACACGGCCGGACTGGACTACTCCGGCGAGTCCGGCGGCCTCAACGAGGCCACCTCCGACATCTTCGGCACCGGCGTCGAGTTCTACGCCAACAACTCCTCCGACGTGGGCGACTACCTCATCGGCGAGAAGATCGACATCAACGGCGACGGCACGCCGCTGCGTTACATGGACAAACCCAGCAAGGACGGCGGCTCCGCCGACAGTTGGTACTCCGGCGTCGGCAACCTCGACGTGCACTACTCGTCGGGTCCGGCGAACCACATGTTCTACCTGCTCTCCGAGGGCAGCGGCAGCAAGACGATCAACGGCGTGACCTACAACAGCTCGACCTCCGACGGCGTCGCCGTCGCGGGCATCGGCCGGGCCGCCGCACTGCAGATCTGGTACAAGGCGCTGACGACGTACATGACGTCCGGCACCACCTACGCGGGCGCCCGCACCGCCGCCCTCAACGCGGCGGCCGCGCTGTACGGTGCGAGCTCCACCCAGTACGCCGGGGTGGGCAACGCGTTCGCGGGCATCAACGTCGGCAGCCACATCACGGTCCCGTCGACGGGCGTCACCGTCACCAACCCGGGCAGCCGCAGCGCCACGGTCGGCACCGCGGTGAGCCTGCAGATCTCCGCGAGCAGCACCAACAGCGGCTCCCTGACGTACGCGGCGACCGGTCTGCCCGCCGGCCTGTCGATCAACAGCTCGACCGGTCTGATCTCCGGCACGCCGACCACGGCCGGCTCCTCGAGCACCACCGTCACGGTGACCGACTCGACCGGCGCCACCGGCACCGCGTCCTTCACCTGGACGGTCAGCGCCACCGGCGGCGGCTGCACCGCCACGCAACTGCTGGGCAACGCGGGCTTCGAGTCGGGCAACACCACCTGGACGGCGTCCAGCGGTGTCATCACCAACTCCAGCAGCCAGGCGGCCCGCACGGGTTCCTACAAGGCCTGGCTCGACGGCTACGGCTCGACCCACACCGACACGCTCTCGCAGTCGGTGACGATCCCGAGCGGCTGCACCAACACCACGTTCACCTTCTACCTGCACGTCGACACGGCCGAGACCACCACCAGCTCCCAGTACGACAAGCTGACGGTCACCGCCGGGTCCACCACGCTGGCCACGTACTCCAACCTCAACGCGGCCTCCGGCTACGTGCAGAAGTCCTTCAGCCTCGGCGCCTTCGCGGGCACCACCGTCGCGCTGAAGTTCTCCGGCGTCGAGGACTCCTCGCTGCAGACCAGCTTCGTGGTGGACGACACCGCCGTCACCACCGGCTGA
- a CDS encoding glycoside hydrolase family 64 protein: MVRTNPTGLPARRWRVLTRTALGLVAAVALVGALLTLGPPAGAAVPDTVPLKITNNSGRSERLYVYNLGTLLASGRQGWADAGGGFHAWPAGGTPPTPAPDASIAGPAAGQSATIRIPRFSGRIYFSYGQKLDFRLTTGGLVQPAVQNPSDPNRNILFNWSEYTLDDSGLWLNSTQVDMFSAPYAVGVQRADGSTLSTGHLKAGGYSGFFNALRGQPGGWANLVQTRSDGTVLRALSPLYGVETGALPANVMADYVNRVWQKYATTTLTVTPFADRPGTRYYGRVSGGVLNFTDSSGAVVTAFQKPDAASVFGCHRLLDAPNDAVRGPISRTLCAGFNRSTLLVNPDQPDTTTTAFYQDAVTNHYARKIHAQMADGKAYAFAFDDVGRQESLVHDGSPRQAYLTLDPLS, from the coding sequence ATGGTACGGACCAACCCCACAGGCCTACCCGCACGGAGGTGGAGAGTGCTCACAAGGACCGCCCTCGGACTGGTGGCAGCCGTCGCTCTCGTCGGCGCGCTGCTCACCCTCGGCCCACCGGCCGGGGCCGCCGTCCCCGACACCGTCCCCCTGAAGATCACCAACAACTCGGGCCGCTCCGAACGGCTCTACGTCTACAACCTCGGCACCCTCCTCGCCAGCGGGCGGCAGGGCTGGGCGGACGCCGGCGGCGGCTTCCACGCGTGGCCCGCCGGAGGCACGCCCCCCACCCCGGCCCCCGACGCCTCGATCGCCGGTCCCGCGGCCGGCCAGTCCGCCACGATCCGCATCCCCAGGTTCTCCGGCCGGATCTACTTCTCCTACGGTCAGAAGCTCGACTTCCGACTCACCACCGGCGGGCTCGTCCAGCCGGCCGTGCAGAACCCCTCCGACCCCAACCGGAACATCCTGTTCAACTGGTCGGAGTACACGCTCGACGACTCCGGTCTCTGGCTGAACAGCACGCAGGTCGACATGTTCTCCGCCCCGTACGCGGTCGGTGTGCAGCGGGCCGACGGCAGCACGCTCAGCACCGGGCATCTCAAGGCGGGCGGCTACAGCGGGTTCTTCAACGCCCTGCGCGGGCAGCCCGGCGGCTGGGCGAACCTCGTCCAGACCCGCTCCGACGGCACGGTCCTGCGCGCCCTCTCCCCGCTGTACGGAGTGGAGACCGGGGCCCTCCCCGCGAACGTCATGGCGGACTACGTCAACCGCGTCTGGCAGAAGTACGCCACGACGACGCTGACCGTCACCCCGTTCGCCGACCGGCCGGGCACGAGGTACTACGGCCGGGTCTCGGGCGGGGTGCTGAACTTCACCGACTCCTCCGGAGCGGTCGTGACCGCCTTCCAGAAGCCGGACGCGGCCAGCGTCTTCGGCTGCCACCGCCTGCTCGACGCCCCCAACGACGCCGTGCGCGGACCGATCTCCCGCACCCTGTGCGCGGGCTTCAACCGCTCCACCCTGCTGGTGAACCCCGACCAGCCGGACACCACGACGACCGCCTTCTACCAGGACGCGGTGACCAACCACTACGCCCGCAAGATCCATGCGCAGATGGCCGACGGGAAGGCGTACGCGTTCGCCTTCGACGACGTCGGGCGGCAGGAGTCCCTCGTCCACGACGGATCGCCGCGCCAGGCCTACCTGACGCTCGACCCGTTGAGCTGA
- a CDS encoding dienelactone hydrolase family protein translates to MTSVQGTALDIPTEDGVADAYLACPDDGVPRPGVLLYQDAFGLRPQLRAMADRLAEAGYAVLVPNLFYRHGHAPVMELPAFIDPAARPEIFETLYPLVLALTPELIVRDADAYLRWMEQSALVAEGPVAVTGYCMGARLVLATADAHPDRVAAAAGFHGSRLVTDAPDSPHLAVGRITAEVYFGHADDDPGLPPEQIERFEEALTAAGVRHTCEVYAGAPHGYTQADTSAYDEEASERHWAALLDLLKRTL, encoded by the coding sequence ATGACCTCCGTACAGGGAACAGCACTGGACATCCCCACCGAGGACGGCGTGGCCGACGCCTATCTGGCGTGTCCGGACGACGGCGTGCCCCGCCCGGGCGTCCTGCTCTACCAGGACGCGTTCGGCCTGCGTCCGCAACTGCGGGCGATGGCCGACCGGCTGGCCGAAGCCGGCTACGCGGTGCTGGTGCCCAACCTGTTCTACCGTCACGGACACGCTCCCGTCATGGAGTTGCCCGCGTTCATCGACCCCGCCGCGCGGCCGGAGATATTCGAGACGCTGTACCCGCTCGTGCTGGCCCTCACTCCCGAGCTGATCGTCCGGGACGCCGACGCGTACCTGCGGTGGATGGAGCAGAGCGCGCTGGTCGCCGAGGGCCCGGTCGCGGTGACCGGATACTGCATGGGCGCCCGGCTCGTCCTGGCGACCGCCGACGCGCATCCGGACCGGGTCGCGGCGGCGGCGGGTTTCCACGGCAGCCGTCTCGTGACCGACGCGCCGGACAGCCCTCACCTGGCCGTCGGGCGCATCACGGCCGAGGTCTACTTCGGCCACGCCGACGACGACCCGGGTCTGCCGCCCGAGCAGATCGAGCGCTTCGAGGAGGCCCTCACCGCGGCCGGGGTCCGGCACACCTGCGAGGTCTACGCCGGGGCCCCGCACGGTTACACGCAGGCCGACACGTCGGCGTACGACGAGGAGGCCTCGGAGCGGCACTGGGCCGCGCTGCTGGATCTGCTGAAGCGGACCCTCTGA
- a CDS encoding L-threonylcarbamoyladenylate synthase — MAKYYDVHPDNPQPRTISQVAAAIRSDALIAYPTDSCYALGCRLGSKDGIDRIRAIRDLDDRHHFTLVCQDFAQLGQFVRVDKDVFRAIKASTPGSYTFILPATKEVPRMLQHPKKKTVGVRIPDHVVTQALLAELGDPLLSSTLLLPGEDEPMTQGWEIKDRLDHVVDGVLDSGECGTEPTTVIDFSDGEAQIVRYGAGDASRFE; from the coding sequence ATGGCGAAGTACTACGACGTGCACCCCGACAACCCCCAGCCGCGCACCATCTCCCAGGTCGCGGCCGCCATCCGGTCGGACGCGCTGATCGCGTACCCGACGGATTCCTGCTACGCGCTGGGATGCCGGCTGGGCAGCAAGGACGGCATCGACCGGATCCGGGCCATCCGCGACCTGGACGACCGGCACCACTTCACCCTCGTGTGCCAGGACTTCGCGCAGCTCGGCCAGTTCGTGCGGGTGGACAAGGACGTGTTCCGGGCGATCAAGGCGTCGACACCCGGCAGCTACACCTTCATCCTCCCGGCGACGAAGGAGGTGCCGCGCATGCTCCAGCACCCGAAGAAGAAGACGGTGGGCGTGCGCATCCCGGACCACGTGGTCACCCAGGCGCTGCTCGCCGAGCTCGGTGACCCGCTGCTGTCCAGCACCCTGCTGCTGCCCGGCGAGGACGAGCCGATGACCCAGGGCTGGGAGATCAAGGACCGGCTCGATCACGTGGTGGACGGCGTGCTCGACTCCGGCGAGTGCGGCACCGAGCCCACGACCGTGATCGACTTCTCCGACGGCGAGGCCCAGATCGTCCGGTACGGGGCGGGCGACGCGTCCCGGTTCGAGTAG
- a CDS encoding helix-turn-helix domain-containing protein: protein MVGRDHDNLRSGAPDDAGPGWARELLDHLRPTGRDVQRLVEWLSGTVEASVSLRDGDGVLVVGPRTPVDEALAADIADGRLASAAWEGEGRHVRLIRVELPGPAAVGVLTVSRTSPFDRRASDIVTHTVSVLEVLLRTQETAATGHRLARATADLRLAILQLLMVEDVVAARRVAAGLWPRLLDADTACVYVVESTPEERDGLAAACLAATHEEALVVRCPAMDGHVIVVVPDDAAGPELRALCAGRPGAYLGGSARQSLARTATAYGQAVSALAVARFRPGRTAFYAERTRPERLMDPDALRTWTTRLLRPLDTLPHHTRAELLATTRLGLEFTAVNAAKVLGVSRNTVRARMERVEHLLRADFSDLTVRAVVHLALHHQFGIAEDPAGAPATPAQLGELLTGPALRSWAQELLARLDTDGRDLRGTLRSWIAAGGNAERASHLLGVHAQTVREHVRSAEPVLERQLLATGSDLYEVVLAHVAAGDLDQPDLHGSGHPAESGHPDSSVHR, encoded by the coding sequence ATGGTCGGCCGGGACCACGACAACCTCCGCTCGGGCGCGCCGGACGACGCCGGACCGGGGTGGGCCCGGGAACTCCTCGACCATCTGCGCCCCACCGGACGCGACGTCCAAAGGCTCGTCGAGTGGCTGTCGGGGACCGTCGAGGCGTCCGTCTCCCTGCGCGACGGCGACGGCGTCCTGGTCGTCGGGCCGCGCACCCCCGTCGACGAGGCACTGGCGGCCGACATCGCCGACGGCCGCCTCGCCTCCGCCGCATGGGAGGGCGAGGGCCGCCACGTACGCCTGATCCGGGTCGAACTCCCGGGGCCCGCCGCCGTCGGAGTGCTCACGGTGAGCCGGACGAGTCCCTTCGACCGACGCGCCTCCGACATCGTCACGCACACCGTGAGCGTCCTCGAAGTCCTCCTGCGGACGCAGGAGACCGCGGCGACCGGACACCGGCTGGCCCGCGCCACCGCCGACCTCCGGCTGGCCATCCTGCAGCTGCTCATGGTCGAGGACGTCGTCGCCGCCCGCCGGGTCGCCGCCGGTCTGTGGCCCCGCCTCCTCGACGCCGACACCGCCTGCGTGTACGTCGTCGAGAGCACGCCCGAGGAGCGCGACGGCCTCGCCGCGGCCTGTCTCGCGGCGACCCACGAGGAGGCCCTCGTCGTACGCTGCCCCGCCATGGACGGGCATGTCATCGTCGTCGTCCCGGACGACGCCGCCGGGCCCGAGCTGCGCGCGCTGTGCGCCGGCCGCCCCGGGGCGTACCTCGGCGGCAGCGCCCGGCAGAGCCTCGCCCGCACCGCCACTGCCTACGGACAGGCCGTCAGCGCCCTGGCCGTGGCCCGCTTCCGCCCCGGCAGGACCGCCTTCTACGCCGAGCGCACCCGCCCCGAGCGCCTCATGGACCCCGACGCGCTGCGCACCTGGACGACCCGCCTGCTGCGCCCCCTGGACACCCTGCCGCACCACACCCGCGCGGAACTCCTCGCCACCACCCGGCTGGGCCTGGAGTTCACGGCCGTCAACGCGGCGAAGGTGCTCGGCGTCAGCCGCAACACGGTCCGCGCGCGCATGGAGCGCGTCGAGCACCTGCTGCGCGCCGACTTCTCCGACCTCACCGTCCGGGCCGTCGTCCATCTCGCCCTCCACCACCAGTTCGGCATCGCCGAGGACCCGGCGGGCGCCCCGGCGACCCCGGCGCAGCTCGGCGAACTCCTCACCGGGCCCGCGCTGCGCTCCTGGGCGCAGGAGCTGCTGGCCCGCCTCGACACCGACGGCCGGGATCTGCGAGGCACCCTGCGGTCCTGGATCGCGGCCGGCGGCAACGCCGAGCGGGCCTCCCACCTGCTGGGTGTCCACGCGCAGACCGTCCGCGAGCACGTCCGCAGCGCCGAGCCCGTCCTCGAGCGCCAGCTGCTCGCCACGGGCAGCGACCTCTACGAGGTCGTTCTCGCCCATGTCGCGGCCGGCGACCTCGATCAGCCCGACCTGCACGGAAGCGGCCACCCGGCGGAATCGGGCCATCCGGACTCATCTGTGCACAGGTGA
- a CDS encoding cytochrome P450 family protein, translating into MTVTDRIVLDPFGADVHAESARLRALGPIVPVELPGGIPAWAPTEYDTLKALILDPQVSKDPRRHWRQWPELGEHPSWGWILGWVGVVNMLSTYGADHARLRKLVAPSFTHRRTESLRERVEAITAELLDTLEQRAENGAVVDLRAEFAHPLPMRIICELFGVPEELREATGRLIAAIMDTSDPSPEHAAFVQEQIGTVLGSLIAHKSEHPGDDMTTELIRVRDEGGDRLSDEELLYTLLLVIGAGFETTVNLIGNAVVALLRRPEQLAAVRRGEIGWDGVVDETLRLYPSIATLPLRFAVSDLKVGDVTIPAGDAIVTTYAAANVDPVRYGPDAEAFDAARAADDHLAFGIGVHRCIGSPLARMEALTALPALFDRFPGLRLHKADGELRQVPSFIASGWQEIPVRLRD; encoded by the coding sequence GTGACCGTGACCGACCGCATCGTCCTCGACCCGTTCGGCGCCGACGTGCACGCCGAGAGCGCCCGGCTGCGCGCCCTCGGCCCGATCGTGCCCGTCGAACTGCCCGGCGGCATCCCCGCGTGGGCGCCCACGGAGTACGACACCCTCAAGGCGCTGATCCTGGACCCGCAGGTCAGCAAGGACCCGCGGCGGCACTGGCGCCAGTGGCCGGAACTGGGAGAGCACCCGTCGTGGGGCTGGATCCTCGGCTGGGTCGGCGTCGTCAACATGCTCTCCACTTACGGCGCCGACCACGCCCGGCTGCGCAAGCTGGTGGCGCCGAGCTTCACCCACCGGCGCACCGAGTCGCTGCGGGAACGGGTGGAGGCGATCACCGCGGAGCTGCTCGACACACTGGAACAGCGCGCCGAGAACGGCGCCGTCGTCGATCTGAGGGCCGAGTTCGCGCATCCGCTGCCGATGCGGATCATCTGCGAACTCTTCGGCGTCCCCGAGGAGTTGCGGGAGGCCACCGGACGGCTCATCGCGGCGATCATGGACACCTCCGATCCCAGTCCGGAGCACGCCGCGTTCGTTCAGGAGCAGATCGGCACGGTGTTGGGCTCGCTCATCGCCCACAAGAGCGAGCACCCCGGCGACGACATGACGACCGAGCTGATCCGGGTGCGCGACGAGGGCGGCGACCGGCTCAGCGACGAGGAACTGCTGTACACGCTGCTCCTCGTCATCGGCGCCGGTTTCGAGACGACGGTGAACCTCATCGGCAACGCGGTGGTGGCGCTGCTGCGCCGGCCCGAGCAGCTGGCGGCGGTGCGGCGGGGCGAGATCGGCTGGGACGGCGTGGTGGACGAGACGCTGCGGCTGTACCCGTCGATCGCGACGCTGCCGCTGCGGTTCGCCGTGAGCGACCTGAAGGTGGGCGACGTGACGATCCCGGCCGGGGACGCCATCGTCACGACGTACGCGGCGGCCAACGTGGACCCGGTCCGGTACGGGCCGGACGCGGAGGCGTTCGACGCGGCGCGCGCGGCGGACGACCATCTGGCCTTCGGCATCGGGGTGCACCGCTGCATCGGCTCGCCGCTGGCCCGGATGGAGGCGCTGACGGCGCTGCCCGCGCTCTTCGACCGGTTCCCCGGGCTGCGGCTGCACAAGGCGGACGGGGAGCTCAGGCAGGTGCCGTCGTTCATCGCGAGCGGCTGGCAGGAGATCCCGGTCCGGCTACGGGACTGA
- a CDS encoding cytochrome P450 — translation MTARTPDRIDFARSAPVRLWEDGFAPDPQRYYAALRAQGPVGWAELAPGIPAYVVTDRRAALDVLHDQETFSHDPRAWEATVPDDAPVLGMMRWRPNALFSDGPAHLRYRTTLIDVFDLVEPHDLRGRVHRAVRLLAERMGPRGEADLVADFARPLLALVLNDLFGLPDSQGDRLNEGLGKMMEGGAQAAEGEAQFARYVLELIAAKAEKPGDDLPSRLLEHPAGLTREEVTWQVFLTLGAGYEPTANLLSNTLSRVLGNPAYYSTLTSGARPVMDAVVEVLHHETPLANYGIYYARRPVAFHGVWLRDAVPVVVSYGALGLAHGTDGAPVGGRTASGGRHPRDASHLSWGAGPHACPVRQHTLLLVTEAIERLTQWLPDLDPVVPRDRLAWRPGPFHRSLTALPVRFSPRSPASDPSGVRS, via the coding sequence GTGACCGCCCGTACCCCGGACCGGATCGACTTCGCCCGCTCCGCGCCCGTGCGGCTGTGGGAGGACGGCTTCGCGCCGGATCCGCAGCGCTACTACGCCGCGCTCCGCGCCCAAGGCCCCGTGGGCTGGGCAGAGTTGGCGCCGGGGATTCCGGCGTACGTGGTCACCGACCGGCGGGCGGCGCTGGACGTCCTGCACGACCAGGAGACCTTCTCGCACGACCCGCGGGCGTGGGAGGCGACCGTCCCCGACGACGCGCCGGTGCTGGGCATGATGCGGTGGCGGCCCAACGCCCTGTTCTCCGACGGACCCGCGCACCTGCGCTACCGGACCACTCTCATCGACGTCTTCGACCTGGTGGAACCGCACGACCTGCGCGGGCGGGTGCACCGGGCGGTGCGGCTGCTGGCCGAGCGCATGGGCCCGCGCGGCGAGGCCGACCTCGTCGCGGACTTCGCGCGCCCGCTGCTGGCTCTGGTGCTCAACGACCTGTTCGGGCTGCCGGACAGCCAGGGCGATCGGCTCAACGAGGGTCTGGGCAAGATGATGGAGGGCGGCGCGCAGGCCGCCGAGGGCGAGGCGCAGTTCGCCCGGTACGTGCTGGAGCTCATCGCCGCCAAGGCCGAGAAACCCGGCGACGACCTGCCCAGCCGGCTGCTGGAACACCCGGCGGGACTGACCCGTGAGGAAGTCACCTGGCAGGTGTTCCTCACCCTCGGGGCGGGGTACGAGCCGACCGCGAACCTGCTCTCCAACACGCTGTCCCGGGTGCTCGGCAACCCGGCGTACTACTCCACGCTCACCAGCGGCGCCCGGCCGGTGATGGACGCGGTGGTGGAGGTGCTGCACCACGAGACGCCGCTGGCGAACTACGGCATCTACTACGCGCGCAGGCCGGTGGCCTTCCACGGGGTGTGGCTGCGCGACGCCGTGCCGGTGGTGGTGTCGTACGGGGCGCTGGGACTCGCCCACGGCACGGACGGCGCCCCGGTCGGCGGGCGGACGGCGTCCGGCGGGCGCCATCCGCGCGACGCCTCGCACCTGTCGTGGGGAGCCGGACCGCACGCCTGCCCGGTCAGACAGCACACCCTGCTGCTCGTCACCGAGGCGATCGAGCGCCTCACCCAGTGGCTGCCGGACCTCGATCCCGTCGTGCCCCGTGACCGGCTCGCCTGGCGGCCGGGGCCGTTCCACCGGTCGCTGACGGCGCTTCCCGTGCGTTTCAGCCCCCGCTCCCCCGCTTCCGACCCCTCAGGAGTCCGTTCGTGA
- a CDS encoding GTP-binding protein produces the protein MASAPSNTAPSAGGPGAVHLPDAARDLVKILVAGPFGVGKTTLIDSVSEIRPLHTEEPLSEASAQVDDLDGVRDKATTTVAIDFGRISLPGDVVLYLFGTPGQERFRSLWDDIAYGALGALVLVDSRRLDASFDVLGLVEESGLPYAVAFNAFPDAPRHHSEERLRRALDLEPTTPLVTCDARDAGSSIDALLALVDHLIGRDPVEAR, from the coding sequence ATGGCCTCCGCGCCCTCAAACACCGCGCCTAGCGCCGGCGGACCCGGCGCCGTCCACCTGCCCGACGCCGCCCGCGACCTGGTGAAGATCCTGGTGGCGGGGCCGTTCGGAGTGGGCAAGACGACGCTGATCGACTCGGTCTCCGAGATCCGCCCGCTGCACACCGAGGAGCCCCTCTCCGAGGCGTCGGCGCAGGTGGACGACCTGGACGGGGTGCGGGACAAGGCGACGACCACCGTCGCCATCGACTTCGGCCGGATCAGCCTGCCCGGCGACGTCGTGCTGTACCTGTTCGGCACGCCCGGTCAGGAACGCTTCCGGAGCCTGTGGGACGACATCGCCTACGGCGCGCTGGGGGCGCTCGTGCTCGTCGACAGCCGCCGCCTCGACGCCTCGTTCGACGTGTTGGGGCTGGTGGAGGAGAGCGGGCTGCCGTACGCGGTCGCCTTCAACGCCTTTCCCGACGCCCCCCGTCACCACAGCGAGGAGCGGCTGCGCCGGGCGCTGGACCTGGAGCCCACGACACCGCTGGTCACCTGCGACGCCCGGGACGCCGGCTCCTCGATCGACGCGCTGCTCGCGCTCGTGGACCATCTGATCGGCCGTGACCCCGTGGAGGCCCGGTGA
- a CDS encoding DUF742 domain-containing protein codes for MTGRPAGRPLVPAYLSTGGVARPSRPHLERLSVLARTDAPLPAGLSAAELALLETLEDGSLAVVEAAALLRLPFSAVRVLAAGLVDRDLVLARAPIPPAERFDPDLLKRVADGLRALKHRA; via the coding sequence ATGACCGGACGCCCGGCCGGCCGTCCTCTGGTTCCCGCGTATCTGTCGACCGGCGGTGTGGCCCGGCCCAGCCGCCCCCACCTGGAGCGGCTGTCGGTGCTCGCCCGCACCGACGCACCGCTGCCCGCCGGGCTCTCCGCCGCCGAACTCGCCCTGCTGGAAACCCTGGAGGACGGTTCCCTGGCGGTGGTGGAGGCGGCGGCGCTGCTCAGACTGCCGTTCTCCGCGGTGCGGGTGCTGGCGGCCGGTCTCGTCGACCGGGACCTGGTCCTCGCCCGTGCGCCGATCCCGCCCGCCGAACGGTTCGACCCCGACCTGCTGAAGAGAGTGGCCGATGGCCTCCGCGCCCTCAAACACCGCGCCTAG
- a CDS encoding roadblock/LC7 domain-containing protein, producing MTSRNTGDTAWVLEPVLQVPHVVAAVMLTRDGLVTGYTDALSQPSAERVAAITSTVQGACRTAAAAFADHETADVRQIVIESDHGYVLIVPTDHGTCVAAYGDGEVRLDLLAHRVHSQVARLGEKAMAAPSRGADDNPPA from the coding sequence ATGACCAGCCGCAACACGGGTGACACGGCATGGGTGCTGGAACCGGTCCTGCAGGTGCCGCACGTGGTGGCCGCCGTCATGCTGACCCGGGACGGGCTCGTGACCGGATACACCGACGCCCTCTCCCAGCCGTCGGCCGAGCGGGTGGCCGCCATCACCAGCACCGTGCAGGGCGCCTGCCGGACGGCGGCGGCCGCGTTCGCCGACCATGAGACGGCCGACGTCCGGCAGATCGTCATCGAGTCGGACCACGGGTACGTGCTGATCGTTCCGACCGACCACGGCACCTGTGTGGCCGCCTACGGCGACGGCGAGGTGCGGCTGGACCTGCTGGCGCACCGGGTGCACTCCCAGGTGGCCCGACTGGGCGAGAAGGCGATGGCAGCCCCGTCCCGAGGAGCCGACGACAACCCGCCGGCATGA